A genome region from Bacteroidota bacterium includes the following:
- a CDS encoding inorganic pyrophosphatase translates to MGFPSPFYRWRPHPWHGLELGPEPPHIIHAFIEITPFDLMKYEVDKTTGYLRVDRPQRTSSLPPSLYGFIPRTYCASRVKDLSGVADRGDGDPLDICVLSERPINRSEVILNARVIGGIHMIDHGEADDKIIAVLANDSVWDATRDIADVPSVVVQRLRHYFATYKSMPGESSEVSIERIYDCSHALKVVSAAIQDYDEVYGR, encoded by the coding sequence ATGGGTTTTCCCAGCCCGTTTTACCGGTGGCGGCCGCATCCCTGGCACGGACTTGAGCTCGGACCGGAACCGCCGCACATCATTCATGCGTTCATTGAAATAACTCCCTTTGACCTGATGAAGTATGAGGTCGACAAAACTACGGGCTATCTTCGGGTGGACAGGCCGCAGCGAACATCCTCGTTGCCGCCTTCCCTGTACGGATTCATCCCGAGAACGTATTGCGCAAGCCGCGTAAAGGACTTGTCGGGAGTTGCCGACAGAGGCGACGGGGACCCGCTCGATATTTGTGTGTTGAGCGAGCGACCGATCAACCGTTCGGAAGTAATTCTTAACGCCCGCGTTATCGGCGGGATTCACATGATTGACCACGGTGAAGCGGACGACAAGATCATTGCTGTTCTGGCCAACGACAGCGTGTGGGATGCAACACGGGATATCGCCGATGTACCATCTGTTGTGGTTCAACGGTTGCGTCATTACTTCGCCACGTACAAATCAATGCCGGGGGAGTCTTCGGAAGTCTCGATCGAACGCATCTACGATTGCTCCCACGCTCTGAAAGTTGTCAGCGCCGCGATTCAGGATTACGACGAGGTATACGGCAGGTGA